From Vreelandella neptunia, the proteins below share one genomic window:
- a CDS encoding gamma-glutamylcyclotransferase family protein has product MLCFAYGSNMSTQRLAARIPARFVTTALLPAYRLAFHQQGGDGSGKCDIVTASEQSAVYGVVWEVASHHKVTLDRYEGLNAAYDETWLTVTDLVGDGQFEVQAYVGKLTATGIQPYTWYKHHVLAGAREHGLPTAYVRALEQIDAQIDPDTERHAREMVLHGLDVPLVRGA; this is encoded by the coding sequence GTGCTCTGTTTTGCTTATGGCTCGAATATGTCTACCCAGCGCTTAGCTGCAAGGATCCCAGCGCGCTTTGTGACCACCGCCCTTCTGCCTGCGTATCGCCTAGCCTTTCATCAGCAAGGCGGTGACGGCTCTGGCAAATGCGATATTGTAACGGCATCTGAGCAGTCGGCTGTCTACGGCGTCGTCTGGGAAGTGGCTTCGCACCATAAGGTGACGTTGGATCGTTATGAAGGGCTCAACGCTGCTTACGATGAAACTTGGCTGACGGTAACCGACCTGGTTGGTGACGGGCAGTTTGAAGTACAGGCGTATGTTGGCAAGCTCACCGCTACTGGCATACAGCCCTATACATGGTACAAGCACCATGTGTTAGCAGGCGCACGAGAACACGGATTACCCACAGCTTATGTCCGTGCATTAGAACAAATTGATGCCCAAATTGACCCAGACACCGAACGCCACGCACGCGAAATGGTGCTACATGGACTCGATGTACCGTTAGTGCGGGGAGCATAA
- a CDS encoding opioid growth factor receptor-related protein, with amino-acid sequence MGNDERLIAFYRGEGHDHKGRRLEDIWELPSFWLEHTHDYIQWLFPIPEMGRFNAFAPLLTLDVQAVFAKDALLRQHQQRSLDVMLDFFGLEREDHTITAQPDLSIQTHIWLKAGGHNHLRITRMIRSLALCHAPELARAFQQAVIDIGTQQGIVSETSVQFWRDAI; translated from the coding sequence ATGGGCAATGATGAGCGTTTAATCGCATTTTACCGCGGGGAAGGCCACGATCATAAAGGTCGTCGACTCGAAGACATCTGGGAACTCCCCTCTTTCTGGCTGGAACACACCCACGACTATATTCAGTGGCTGTTTCCTATTCCTGAAATGGGCCGCTTTAACGCCTTTGCTCCTCTGCTCACACTCGATGTGCAAGCGGTGTTTGCGAAAGATGCGTTATTACGCCAACACCAGCAGCGCTCGCTGGACGTGATGCTGGACTTTTTTGGACTGGAACGCGAAGACCACACCATCACAGCACAGCCCGACCTCTCGATCCAAACGCACATTTGGTTGAAAGCGGGTGGCCATAATCATCTGCGCATTACGCGTATGATCCGTTCGTTAGCGTTGTGCCATGCGCCAGAGCTTGCTCGGGCTTTTCAGCAAGCCGTCATAGATATTGGTACTCAGCAGGGCATAGTGTCAGAAACGTCGGTGCAGTTTTGGCGAGATGCGATTTAA
- a CDS encoding inositol monophosphatase family protein: protein MSDHTLAARLEITIAIAEEAGQMIIKAREQQDFAQRLKKDNELVTDVDVAVDKLISQRLEEHFPGEARLSEELAPESALHEAAPKLWVVDPIDGTVNFAQGLRHVAVSIGWMEEGVAKVGVVHAPFLGETFSAAEGAGAFCNGKPIQPSSADSLAHTLVGTGFPYRKEERKQLLKRLEAVLFECQDVRRNGAAALDLCDVACGRLDAYYESVSPWDFVAGWVIAREAGARVGHLYPVPPAVPEDLYPDHLIVTAPGVYDAMAYLLLEADQCKP, encoded by the coding sequence ATGAGCGACCACACGCTAGCCGCACGTCTTGAAATTACTATCGCTATTGCCGAAGAAGCCGGGCAGATGATCATTAAGGCGCGGGAGCAGCAGGACTTTGCCCAGCGCTTAAAAAAAGACAATGAGCTGGTCACCGATGTAGATGTGGCCGTGGACAAGCTTATTAGTCAGCGCCTGGAGGAGCACTTTCCAGGTGAAGCGCGGCTGAGTGAAGAGCTCGCCCCAGAAAGCGCTTTGCATGAAGCGGCGCCAAAGTTGTGGGTGGTGGATCCGATTGATGGCACGGTGAATTTTGCCCAGGGACTGCGCCACGTAGCGGTTTCCATTGGCTGGATGGAAGAGGGCGTCGCCAAAGTGGGCGTTGTGCATGCACCGTTTTTAGGCGAGACCTTTAGCGCTGCCGAAGGTGCTGGTGCTTTTTGCAACGGCAAACCCATACAGCCTAGTAGTGCTGACTCACTGGCTCACACCTTGGTGGGGACAGGTTTTCCCTATCGTAAAGAGGAGCGTAAGCAACTTTTGAAGCGCTTGGAAGCCGTGCTGTTTGAGTGCCAAGACGTACGTCGTAATGGCGCAGCAGCGCTCGATTTATGCGATGTAGCCTGCGGTCGCCTGGATGCGTACTACGAAAGTGTTTCGCCCTGGGATTTTGTTGCAGGCTGGGTTATTGCTCGGGAAGCCGGCGCGCGAGTCGGGCACTTATACCCTGTGCCCCCAGCGGTACCAGAAGACCTTTATCCAGACCATTTAATCGTAACGGCCCCCGGTGTATATGACGCCATGGCCTATCTGTTGCTTGAGGCTGATCAATGCAAGCCATAA
- a CDS encoding anti-virulence regulator CigR family protein, translating to MTPIKLIAMSALGALLLNSTAFAQPDHAPAHGSRDKGQRQQHESNRPSYSRDERVDLPRINERELRQLLRRHDAPRAETLPPGIQRNLERGKPLPPGIAKRFDGQLASQLPHYPGYEWERVGADVVLIEAATRIVVDVLVDVLR from the coding sequence GTGACGCCCATCAAACTGATTGCCATGAGTGCGCTTGGCGCGCTGCTACTCAATAGCACTGCCTTTGCCCAGCCTGATCATGCCCCGGCCCACGGTTCCCGTGATAAGGGCCAGCGCCAGCAGCATGAATCTAACCGCCCTAGTTACTCCCGTGATGAGCGGGTTGATTTACCACGCATTAATGAACGTGAGCTACGCCAACTGCTGCGCCGGCATGACGCACCGCGAGCCGAAACGTTGCCGCCAGGTATTCAGCGTAACCTTGAGCGTGGCAAACCCTTACCCCCGGGTATCGCCAAGCGTTTTGACGGCCAGTTAGCATCTCAATTGCCTCATTACCCAGGCTATGAATGGGAGCGTGTTGGTGCCGATGTGGTGCTAATTGAAGCCGCCACGCGCATCGTGGTGGATGTGCTGGTGGACGTATTACGCTAG
- a CDS encoding pilin, translated as MQNAAQPNAQSTKQGGFTLIELMIVVAIIGVLASLAVPQYQNYVGRAQVSEAISLASAAKTAVSEQFITTGTWPANNGDAGLSESDQIQGNYVQSVNIQALGSGQEGGIVVTMKETDVVSDIAGSQLVFEPTTPNEDNSGSIEWNCRSGIGALAIPPRFLPASCR; from the coding sequence ATGCAGAATGCTGCACAACCTAATGCACAGAGCACCAAGCAAGGCGGTTTCACGCTGATTGAGCTGATGATCGTCGTGGCGATTATTGGTGTGTTGGCTTCTCTTGCTGTACCCCAGTACCAAAATTATGTAGGCAGAGCTCAGGTGAGTGAGGCTATTTCTCTCGCTTCTGCAGCCAAGACAGCTGTCTCTGAGCAGTTCATAACTACAGGCACTTGGCCCGCTAACAATGGAGACGCAGGGCTTTCAGAAAGCGACCAAATTCAGGGTAACTATGTACAGAGTGTTAATATTCAGGCGCTTGGTAGTGGGCAGGAAGGGGGGATAGTAGTAACAATGAAAGAAACTGATGTAGTTAGTGATATAGCAGGATCGCAACTAGTGTTTGAACCTACTACACCTAATGAGGATAACAGTGGCTCTATCGAGTGGAATTGCCGCTCTGGAATAGGCGCTTTAGCTATACCGCCCCGTTTTTTACCTGCAAGCTGCCGTTAA
- the pilB gene encoding type IV-A pilus assembly ATPase PilB, with protein sequence MSQPPFESTLSHAAARGGLRGIAQRLVKHGLLTDAQAATAESTASDLEISLLQHVIESGLVEPNKATLAAGWEYGLPVINLEAVRLSSLPPASDYPIKVLQSLNVLPLARHGHRLTVAVPYPATLTQLDELQFATGLSVEGILAPVDQITVALNSYLAQNERGMLDQLDELDDAVNSLSVVQNNDGNEVPLEESSQNSEDAPIVKFVNKILLDAIRRGASDIHFEPYETLYRVRFRIDGMLIEVARPPFAMRNRIAARLKIMARLDISERRLPQDGSIKLKLSRTRSLDFRVNSLPTVYGEKLVLRILDPTAVQLGIEQLGFTDDQRGHYEHALKQPQGMILVTGPTGSGKTVSLYTGINILNKVERNICTAEDPVEIKVAGINQVNVLPKIGLDFASALRAFLRQDPDVVMVGEIRDLETAEIAVKAAQTGHLVLSTVHTNSAAETLTRLANMGVSSFNIASAVSLIIAQRLARKLCTHCKEPIDIPHEALRKEGFSSEEIHQATIYKPVGCKHCTHGYKGRIGIYEVVPITEAMRQLIMRDANALDIDQQVRKEGYPSLHRSGLLKVMQGITSLEEINRVSKE encoded by the coding sequence ATGAGCCAGCCCCCCTTCGAGTCGACTTTAAGCCACGCCGCTGCGCGTGGTGGCTTGCGCGGTATCGCCCAGCGCTTGGTTAAGCACGGCTTGCTGACAGACGCTCAAGCCGCCACGGCGGAAAGCACCGCGTCGGACTTGGAAATATCGTTACTTCAGCATGTAATAGAAAGCGGCCTGGTCGAACCTAACAAAGCCACACTGGCAGCTGGCTGGGAGTATGGGCTTCCAGTCATAAACCTGGAGGCAGTGCGGCTCTCGTCACTACCCCCCGCTTCGGACTATCCCATCAAAGTACTGCAGAGCCTTAACGTTCTGCCATTAGCGCGTCACGGCCATCGCCTGACTGTCGCAGTGCCTTACCCCGCCACTTTGACGCAACTAGATGAATTGCAGTTTGCGACCGGCCTTAGCGTTGAAGGCATCCTCGCTCCCGTTGATCAAATCACGGTCGCGCTCAACAGTTACCTTGCGCAAAACGAGCGAGGCATGCTTGATCAGTTGGATGAATTGGATGATGCGGTTAATTCGCTGAGCGTTGTGCAAAATAACGATGGCAATGAAGTTCCGCTGGAAGAATCTTCTCAAAATAGTGAAGACGCGCCCATTGTTAAGTTTGTAAACAAAATTCTGTTAGACGCGATTCGCAGAGGCGCCTCTGATATCCATTTTGAGCCCTACGAAACGCTTTACCGGGTACGCTTTCGCATTGATGGAATGCTCATAGAAGTGGCACGGCCGCCCTTTGCCATGCGCAATCGTATCGCGGCCCGGCTAAAAATCATGGCGCGCCTTGATATCTCGGAACGTCGCTTACCCCAAGATGGCTCGATCAAGCTCAAGCTTTCCCGCACACGCTCCCTCGATTTCCGTGTTAACTCACTGCCTACCGTCTATGGCGAAAAGTTGGTGCTGCGGATATTAGATCCTACCGCAGTGCAGCTAGGTATTGAGCAACTGGGCTTTACCGACGACCAACGGGGCCATTATGAGCACGCATTAAAACAACCCCAAGGTATGATTCTCGTCACCGGCCCTACCGGCAGTGGTAAAACCGTTTCGCTGTATACCGGCATTAATATTCTTAATAAAGTGGAACGTAATATCTGTACCGCCGAAGACCCGGTTGAAATCAAAGTCGCGGGTATCAATCAGGTAAACGTATTGCCTAAGATCGGCCTCGATTTTGCCAGTGCGCTAAGGGCGTTTCTACGCCAAGACCCGGACGTCGTCATGGTAGGCGAGATTCGTGATCTGGAAACCGCCGAAATTGCCGTTAAAGCCGCCCAGACAGGCCACTTGGTACTCTCCACGGTGCATACCAACTCGGCAGCTGAAACACTGACTCGTCTGGCTAATATGGGTGTCTCTTCGTTTAACATCGCCAGCGCCGTTAGTTTGATTATTGCTCAGCGCCTGGCTCGCAAACTATGCACACACTGCAAAGAGCCCATTGATATTCCCCACGAGGCGCTGCGCAAAGAAGGCTTTAGCAGCGAAGAAATCCATCAGGCAACTATCTACAAACCGGTAGGTTGCAAGCACTGTACCCACGGTTATAAAGGTCGAATTGGCATTTATGAGGTAGTGCCGATTACCGAAGCGATGCGTCAACTGATTATGCGTGATGCCAACGCCTTAGATATTGATCAACAGGTGCGCAAGGAGGGCTATCCAAGCCTTCACCGCAGTGGATTACTGAAAGTCATGCAGGGCATTACCAGCCTGGAAGAGATTAACCGTGTGAGCAAGGAGTAA
- a CDS encoding type II secretion system F family protein → MAKTARRRQTPAIKLARWKWSGKGPQDRTLSGEMIGRSKAEVAAELTKQNIVIGRISKKGNLGGSGRINPNDIMVFARQMATMIRAGIPLLQALQVVAESLKKPAMVALIQHLMSDVSSGSSFSDALSRHPKHFDRLFVNLVSAGEQSGALDQMLDRIATYKEKVESLKARVKKALWYPTAVMTIGIAVTMLLLIKVVPEFESMFHSFGAELPALTQLTVNLSELAQRYWLAALGAVIAAVLLLRISIQRSPNVAYRMHALLLRLPVIGDIMHKSAIARFSRTLATTFASGVPLVEGLDTAAGATGNKVYERAVVQTRQDVATGQQLHFAMRMTNRFPPLAIQMVSIGEEAGSLDAMLNRVADYYEEEVDNKVDALTSLMEPVIIVVLGVLVGGVVVSMYLPIFDLGSAL, encoded by the coding sequence ATGGCTAAAACGGCACGTCGACGCCAAACGCCCGCCATCAAGCTAGCGCGCTGGAAATGGAGCGGTAAAGGCCCCCAGGATAGAACGCTAAGCGGTGAGATGATTGGCCGCAGTAAAGCAGAAGTAGCCGCTGAGCTGACCAAGCAAAACATCGTTATCGGCCGGATTAGTAAAAAAGGCAACCTAGGCGGCAGCGGCCGAATTAATCCCAACGACATCATGGTCTTTGCACGCCAAATGGCCACCATGATTCGCGCCGGCATTCCCTTGCTACAGGCACTTCAGGTGGTGGCCGAGAGCCTCAAAAAGCCTGCCATGGTTGCCTTGATTCAACATCTGATGAGTGATGTATCGTCGGGCTCCAGCTTCTCTGATGCATTGAGCCGTCACCCTAAACACTTTGATCGGCTGTTTGTTAACCTGGTCAGCGCTGGCGAGCAGTCTGGTGCGCTGGATCAAATGCTCGATCGTATTGCGACTTACAAAGAGAAGGTTGAGTCGCTAAAGGCGCGGGTTAAGAAAGCACTCTGGTACCCCACCGCCGTCATGACGATTGGCATTGCGGTGACCATGTTGCTGTTGATTAAAGTGGTGCCTGAATTTGAAAGCATGTTCCATAGCTTTGGTGCAGAGCTTCCCGCACTGACCCAGTTGACCGTGAATTTATCCGAGCTTGCCCAGCGGTATTGGCTAGCGGCGCTCGGCGCGGTGATTGCTGCCGTCCTACTACTCAGAATAAGCATTCAGCGCTCGCCTAATGTCGCCTACCGCATGCACGCTTTGCTGCTTCGGTTACCGGTCATTGGCGATATTATGCATAAATCCGCCATCGCCCGCTTTTCGCGTACCTTAGCGACTACCTTTGCCTCCGGCGTACCGCTCGTTGAAGGCCTAGATACCGCCGCGGGTGCCACCGGCAATAAAGTGTACGAACGGGCGGTGGTACAAACGCGCCAGGACGTAGCCACCGGGCAACAGCTACACTTCGCCATGCGAATGACCAACCGTTTCCCCCCCTTGGCGATTCAAATGGTCAGTATCGGTGAAGAGGCGGGGTCGCTGGATGCCATGCTCAATCGCGTCGCCGATTACTACGAAGAAGAAGTCGACAATAAGGTCGATGCCCTCACCTCGCTGATGGAGCCGGTTATTATTGTCGTACTTGGCGTGCTCGTCGGCGGTGTGGTTGTCTCTATGTACTTACCCATCTTCGACTTGGGCTCTGCCCTCTAA
- a CDS encoding prepilin peptidase, giving the protein MHHPPFTLWLIVLLMGLCLGSFLNVVITRLPVMLMRGWRNEAREALELSAEHSPRFNLATPGSMCPRCEAPIAWHDNLPLIGWIKRRGRCAVCQTPISIQYPLVEIAGGLLAIAVLALHGLTVESIFVYGACLMLLVLAVIDFRTQLLPDVITLPLLWAGLLFQLLFQPLMLPSAVIGAMVGYLSLWSFYWLFKLVTGKEGMGYGDFKLLAALGAWLGWSFLPLILILSAGLGAIVGLVVQAYSPRLRGTPLPFGPFLALAGWVGLLVGDEIMAMYLNLLM; this is encoded by the coding sequence ATGCATCACCCTCCGTTTACTCTGTGGTTAATCGTTTTATTGATGGGACTATGCCTGGGCAGTTTTCTCAATGTGGTGATTACGCGTCTGCCGGTGATGCTGATGCGTGGCTGGCGTAATGAAGCCCGCGAAGCACTTGAGCTTAGCGCCGAGCACTCACCGCGCTTTAACTTAGCCACACCCGGCTCCATGTGCCCACGCTGTGAAGCCCCTATTGCATGGCACGACAACCTTCCGCTGATCGGCTGGATAAAGCGCCGTGGACGCTGTGCTGTGTGCCAAACGCCTATTAGCATTCAATACCCACTGGTAGAAATAGCCGGTGGCTTGCTGGCCATAGCAGTGCTAGCGCTCCACGGTCTTACGGTAGAGTCAATCTTCGTTTACGGTGCCTGCCTAATGCTGTTAGTGCTCGCCGTGATCGACTTTCGCACCCAGCTACTACCCGACGTCATCACCCTACCCTTGCTGTGGGCAGGGTTACTCTTTCAGCTCCTCTTCCAGCCACTTATGCTGCCGAGTGCCGTTATCGGCGCCATGGTAGGCTACCTTTCTCTGTGGAGCTTCTATTGGCTATTCAAACTGGTCACAGGCAAAGAGGGGATGGGCTATGGTGACTTTAAGCTTCTAGCAGCGCTAGGCGCCTGGCTGGGGTGGAGTTTTTTACCGCTGATTTTGATACTTTCCGCAGGGCTTGGGGCCATTGTTGGGCTAGTTGTCCAGGCCTACTCGCCTCGCCTTCGTGGCACACCGCTACCCTTTGGCCCTTTTCTCGCTCTCGCTGGCTGGGTGGGGTTGCTAGTCGGTGATGAAATAATGGCAATGTATCTCAACCTGCTTATGTAA
- the coaE gene encoding dephospho-CoA kinase (Dephospho-CoA kinase (CoaE) performs the final step in coenzyme A biosynthesis.), which yields MIIGLTGGIGSGKSTVARAFEALGAAWVDADDVAREIVLPKEPALLAIQSRFGDQVMHQDGTLNRAALREIVFNDPEQRQWLESITHPKIRERLVQHLERFKAQGAPYVLLVSPLLFETGQDALVNRTVVVDVPQALQLSRTLQRDGVSESQVRAILAAQLSREQRLAKADDVIDNSGDHASMKEQVARLDERYRQQLSY from the coding sequence ATGATTATCGGATTAACGGGTGGCATCGGGTCAGGTAAATCGACCGTCGCTCGCGCTTTTGAAGCACTCGGCGCCGCCTGGGTCGATGCCGATGATGTTGCCAGGGAAATAGTCTTACCTAAGGAGCCGGCACTGCTAGCCATTCAAAGTCGCTTCGGTGATCAGGTCATGCACCAGGATGGCACGCTTAACCGCGCCGCCCTACGCGAGATTGTTTTTAATGATCCAGAACAACGCCAGTGGCTAGAATCTATCACACACCCCAAAATAAGGGAGCGGCTAGTGCAGCATTTAGAGCGGTTCAAAGCTCAGGGAGCGCCTTACGTGCTGCTTGTGTCACCGCTACTGTTTGAGACGGGTCAAGATGCGCTCGTGAACCGCACAGTGGTTGTCGATGTGCCCCAAGCGCTACAATTATCGAGAACCCTACAGCGTGATGGGGTGAGTGAAAGCCAGGTGCGTGCTATTCTCGCCGCCCAACTTTCCCGCGAACAACGGCTAGCCAAAGCAGATGACGTGATCGATAACAGCGGTGACCACGCCAGTATGAAGGAACAAGTGGCACGGCTGGATGAACGCTACCGTCAACAGCTTAGCTACTGA
- the yacG gene encoding DNA gyrase inhibitor YacG codes for MARPANDSPLEVNCPQCAKSVPWLPESTYRPFCSKRCQLLDLGAWADESHRISGESAMDEADIETLLAQADKDAPLT; via the coding sequence ATGGCTCGCCCTGCAAACGATTCCCCGCTAGAAGTTAATTGCCCGCAGTGCGCCAAGAGCGTGCCCTGGTTACCAGAAAGCACTTACCGCCCTTTCTGCAGTAAGCGTTGCCAACTATTAGATTTGGGTGCCTGGGCCGATGAGTCACATCGCATATCGGGTGAATCCGCTATGGATGAAGCCGATATAGAAACCTTACTGGCGCAAGCCGACAAAGATGCACCACTGACCTAG
- a CDS encoding DNA replication terminus site-binding protein, with amino-acid sequence MAEINANPSSPSAYHLLLQLEQQFDQLLATIETAASLYEQQLPATWVFHQTTPYPDWLRKALFDMWHEQDQDGRETRNYIAVVAANDELLTAIGAVNQAKANFSDLLQHIKQAFPQALSDAKSRLPQRHPHVDEVLRRNGLARLHLKQSWRQLPIAQAPVSRVRFAWYSSGRSIKRLSVQEAEHKLLQLDTDAPHIRIQLRKLSGIPSGEVLAQVQTQAPLMRANLFFTEPLDDGHTRRALNAAMPIFVPDNNQRLPHINLPTPQPPTTRTRARRRDEKLEQDVFLPSLRVYRYR; translated from the coding sequence ATGGCCGAGATAAACGCTAACCCCTCATCGCCTTCGGCCTATCATCTGCTGCTTCAATTGGAGCAGCAGTTTGATCAGTTACTCGCAACAATTGAAACCGCCGCTTCACTATACGAACAGCAGCTACCGGCAACGTGGGTCTTCCATCAAACAACGCCGTATCCTGACTGGTTGCGTAAAGCCCTGTTCGATATGTGGCATGAGCAGGATCAAGATGGTCGTGAGACGCGCAACTATATTGCCGTAGTGGCCGCGAATGATGAGCTGTTAACGGCGATAGGCGCTGTCAATCAAGCCAAAGCCAATTTTAGTGACCTACTACAGCATATTAAACAGGCATTCCCACAAGCACTTAGCGATGCAAAAAGCCGCTTGCCACAACGCCACCCTCACGTTGATGAAGTGTTACGCCGTAATGGGCTTGCCCGTTTACATCTTAAACAGAGCTGGCGACAGCTACCTATCGCACAAGCGCCTGTCTCACGCGTTAGATTTGCTTGGTACAGTAGCGGCCGCTCGATTAAACGCCTGTCAGTGCAAGAAGCTGAACATAAGCTTTTGCAGCTTGATACTGATGCGCCGCATATTCGTATTCAGCTACGCAAGCTATCCGGTATCCCAAGCGGCGAAGTGCTTGCCCAGGTACAAACTCAGGCCCCGCTGATGCGGGCAAACCTGTTTTTTACCGAACCCCTCGACGATGGACATACGCGGCGGGCGCTGAATGCCGCTATGCCTATTTTTGTGCCTGACAATAACCAGCGACTGCCCCACATTAACTTGCCGACGCCACAGCCTCCCACTACCCGCACACGGGCAAGGAGACGCGATGAGAAACTAGAGCAGGATGTATTTCTACCCAGTTTGAGGGTTTATCGTTACCGTTAG
- a CDS encoding helix-turn-helix transcriptional regulator produces MFNAMTRAEIWLQDTLDKPLGIEDLANHIGYSSSQVRRQFRQSFHISPSAYREKRRLERAAVLLALTPLNIAQIAKRCGYYNHSSFSRAFQRRYQFSPRNFRLTLKTAFQPPMLQHGFNTRIEKTADRQMLLMRLYKAPEHIKGLGDASHHNVQLACLQGRLRLSTTIIALPDILANRVNALNSDFFHSNRTDIGLYLADTDNAKDIALPVRYRRVDIPTHYYASTSFDSLADLYEALTHTIMYLLHRKDACHVSGHPPQVLWKANHLELRIPLIDY; encoded by the coding sequence ATGTTCAACGCGATGACACGAGCTGAGATCTGGCTGCAGGATACACTCGATAAGCCACTCGGTATCGAAGACCTTGCTAATCACATAGGGTATTCGTCTTCTCAAGTTCGGCGCCAATTTCGCCAAAGCTTCCACATTTCACCTAGCGCCTATCGTGAAAAAAGGCGGCTCGAGCGCGCGGCGGTGTTGCTTGCGCTTACTCCTCTCAATATAGCGCAAATTGCGAAACGCTGCGGGTACTATAACCACTCATCTTTTTCACGGGCATTCCAACGGCGCTATCAGTTCAGCCCGCGCAATTTCCGGCTAACGCTGAAAACCGCTTTTCAGCCTCCGATGCTACAGCATGGCTTTAACACCCGCATCGAAAAAACCGCTGATCGCCAAATGCTCCTGATGCGCCTATACAAAGCTCCTGAACATATTAAGGGGCTAGGGGACGCCAGCCATCACAATGTTCAACTAGCGTGCTTACAGGGGCGGCTGCGGCTATCAACGACCATCATCGCGCTGCCCGACATACTCGCAAATAGGGTTAATGCACTTAATAGTGATTTTTTTCACTCTAACCGAACCGACATTGGTCTATACCTAGCGGATACGGACAATGCCAAAGACATTGCGTTACCTGTTCGCTACCGTCGGGTCGATATTCCTACCCATTACTACGCGAGTACAAGCTTTGACAGTTTAGCTGATCTTTATGAAGCCTTGACGCATACCATCATGTATCTGCTTCATAGGAAGGATGCTTGCCACGTTAGCGGCCATCCTCCGCAGGTACTATGGAAAGCGAACCACTTAGAACTCCGCATCCCATTAATAGATTATTAG
- a CDS encoding histone-like nucleoid-structuring protein, MvaT/MvaU family, which translates to MSLLNEYIQKEQQLKQLQEDLQRLEGDQRLKSELEFKAKLEALMTEFGKRPGDVIALLDPAADQRGTKTTASGNARRKRRLKIYKNPKTGEVIETRGGNHKGLRSWKDQYGDETVESWLERMED; encoded by the coding sequence ATGTCATTACTTAACGAATATATCCAAAAAGAACAGCAGCTAAAGCAGCTTCAAGAAGACTTGCAGCGCTTAGAAGGCGATCAGCGCCTCAAAAGCGAGTTGGAATTTAAGGCCAAACTTGAAGCGCTAATGACTGAGTTTGGCAAGCGTCCGGGCGATGTTATTGCCTTATTAGATCCTGCTGCTGACCAGCGTGGTACTAAAACCACGGCGAGTGGCAATGCCCGTCGTAAGCGCCGCCTGAAGATTTACAAAAACCCCAAAACAGGGGAAGTAATCGAAACTCGCGGTGGCAACCATAAAGGCCTGCGTAGCTGGAAAGACCAGTACGGTGATGAAACCGTCGAGTCCTGGTTGGAACGCATGGAAGACTAA